GATGGTGGCGTTGAATCTCTCGGGCACACCTGAGCGCGCCGCCAAGGCGCGTGCGCCGCGACCAAAGCGGGCGGTGGCCTCGAGAAACTCGTGTCGCTGCAAAAGGTCGAAGGCCACCCGAACATGGTCCTCGTGGCTGAACTCGTCGGGCGCTAGGGTGCCTGCCTCGAAGCGCGCACACAGCGAGCGGCCGTCGCCCCTCATGGTGCCTCACCCTCGTGCAGCCGATGACTATCGTCCGCCGTGAGATCGAGGTCATAGACCTCGCGCAGCTGCGCGATCTTGCCCAGCGTGACGTCGCTGAACGGCGCCTTGCCTTCGAAGCAGTGCAGGGTCATGCCCTCCAGCAGATCGCCCAGACTGATGTCCAAATGCTCAGCCAACCCCTTCAAGACCTTCAACAAGCGCTTCTCGATGCGTACGCCCGTTTGCACTCGCTCGACGCGTTTCATCGCTAGTCTTCCTCGGCATCCAGCAATAGGGTCGATGTTATCTTGGTACATTGATAACATCAACTGGCATCGATACCGTGGAGTCAGGACGTGGCCTAGGGCTGCCTGGCGAAGGTGAATCGCACCTCGCTACGTGGATCTCGCTGGCGGCAGGCCATCGTGGCACCGCCCTCGCCGGTGAACTCACACAGCCAGTCGTAGATCGGTAAGTACCACGCCCCGGCCCGGGTTGGTGCGAAGGCCGTGCGCAGCTCATCGTGCACCCACACGAGATGGCCATCGCTCGACGGGACCAGCGCAACGCGCCATGCGAACTGCTCGCCGAGGTACGCCCCGGCGAGGCGTTGCGCGGCTCCTGCGTCGACTGTGTCCGCCAGGTCGGCCGGCACCAGCTGCGCGGCATCGCCCGCGTAGAGGCGGGCAATGTCTGGCGTAAAGGACGCGGGCCAGCCGGAGTTCGATGACAGGGTTAGGACCGTGAGCTCCAGGTCCGGATCGAAGAAAACCTGCGCCAGCGCCCCCGGTGACCGACCCGTCACCAGCACCGGCGCAGTCGGCGGCGGAAACAGCCGCTCGCTGACTTGTGGCGAAACCAAGCGGCCGTGATAGGCATCGAAGAACAATCGGAACACGTCGTCGGCGGCGCCGTATAAGGATCCGCCGCCGATTCGGTTCCAGACGTGGTACGTCGTCGCCCGCGCGCGTTTGCCGAACTGTTCGCCAGGCGCGTAGCGCGAAGCCATCCGCGGCACGAGGGCAAACGGCCCTTCGTGTCCAAGCGAGGGGTAGTCGGCCAGCTCCTCGCTTAGCAACACGCCGTAAGGCACACCCGAGCGCCGCTCCAAGATCGCGGCGAGGAGTGCGTAGCCGCCGTTCGAGTAGCGCCGCTGCGTACCGGGCTCGAAGTCGAGCGGCATGGCCGACAGGCGCTCAACGATCGCCTCTAGCATCATCGTTTTGGTGGTGTCCATCCACGCGAGCGAGTTCGTGTGGGGAACGCCCGCCTGGTGCTCGATGAGCTGCGCCGTGCTGATGCGCTGCCCGTGCGCGAACTCGGGCAAAACCTCGGCCACCGGCGCGTCGAGGTCGAGTCCCCCCCGGTCGACGAGGCGGGCGATGAGCACCTGCGTAATCTGCTTCGACAGGGAAGCGATACGAAAGCGCTGCTCGGCATGCATCGCCACGTCCAACTCGTAGCTCGCCTTGCCGAACGCGCCTCGGTACGTGATCCCCTCGCCCTCGGCGATCAGCACGACCCCATCGAAGGCTGCCGCATCCAGGTAGGGCTGAACGTACGCCTCGATAGCCGCCACAGCCTCTTCGGCGGGCACCGCGCCTGCCGACTCGAGCAACGCCACCCCACACGCGACGACTGCCACCGACCATCTCTGCATCATGCGCTCTCCATCGGCACCCCATGCGCCTGCTTCACCCGCGATAATCTGGCGCGGCGACACCGCGCGCTACCGATCCGCCGGCTTCTGGGGCGAACGACACGATGGATGACACCAACGACTCACCGGAACACACGCGATGGGCGACGATAAGTGGGGGGTGGCCCATCCTGTTGTTGGCCCTGAGCCTAGCGACGGCCTGGCTCACGTTGGATCTCGGCCCCGAGCGCTACGTGCACCCTGCTTTGCTCGATGTCGAGGTGGCGCAGGCGACAGGCGCTCACCCACCCCCCCAGCACAGTGCCGCTTGGGAGCG
The nucleotide sequence above comes from Pseudomonadota bacterium. Encoded proteins:
- a CDS encoding serine hydrolase domain-containing protein, with amino-acid sequence MMQRWSVAVVACGVALLESAGAVPAEEAVAAIEAYVQPYLDAAAFDGVVLIAEGEGITYRGAFGKASYELDVAMHAEQRFRIASLSKQITQVLIARLVDRGGLDLDAPVAEVLPEFAHGQRISTAQLIEHQAGVPHTNSLAWMDTTKTMMLEAIVERLSAMPLDFEPGTQRRYSNGGYALLAAILERRSGVPYGVLLSEELADYPSLGHEGPFALVPRMASRYAPGEQFGKRARATTYHVWNRIGGGSLYGAADDVFRLFFDAYHGRLVSPQVSERLFPPPTAPVLVTGRSPGALAQVFFDPDLELTVLTLSSNSGWPASFTPDIARLYAGDAAQLVPADLADTVDAGAAQRLAGAYLGEQFAWRVALVPSSDGHLVWVHDELRTAFAPTRAGAWYLPIYDWLCEFTGEGGATMACRQRDPRSEVRFTFARQP